The following coding sequences are from one Danio rerio strain Tuebingen ecotype United States chromosome 21, GRCz12tu, whole genome shotgun sequence window:
- the ddx52 gene encoding probable ATP-dependent RNA helicase DDX52 — protein sequence MDAFDLFRKLGSGAKFDLKRFAKDAERFKVGKSQSKDSSDQLSGIRYFGRETQEDTSLDSRPNEDDAEEGEASDEEQKQATESVKAARKKKKGAKRKSEDAEPETREGEGIQWMSLQNKTKEAKQESKDKPSLKRLKQLHNEKVNRIRHQNRINVHGTDIPDPVTTFEELQKEYDLDPRIIHNIQAAGFHTPTPIQMQAVPLMMHKREILACAPTGSGKTMAFCLPLLAHLRQPLNKGFRALIISPTRELATQTHRELLKLSEGVGFRVHMINKGVEAVKKYGPKSAKKFDILVTTPNRLIYLLNQDTPAINLSSVEWLVVDESDKLFEDGKTGFREQLATIFLACSSPNVRRVLFSATFATDVERWCKLNLDNLVSVSIGARNSAAETVEQQLLFVGSENGKILAMRNLIKQGFLPPVLVFVQSIDRARELYHELVYEGINVDVIHADRTQQQRDNVVSSFRSGKIWVLICTALLARGIDFKGINLVINYDFPTSAVEYIHRIGRTGRAGHKGKAVTFFTEDDKPLLRSIATVIKKAGCPVPDYMIGFKKIKSKLKHQLVTKPPRRAAIRTTPRMLFDRKLGKGKRKKRKATAKEAKGEAPEVISNC from the exons ATGGACGCCTTTGACTTGTTTAGAAAGCTTGGGTCtggagcaaagtttgatttaaaaaggtTTGCAAAAGATGCAGAGCGATTTAAG GTAGGAAAATCTCAGAGCAAGGACAGCTCAGATCAGCTGTCCGGAATTAGATATTTTGGCAGAGAAACACAAGAGGACACATCTCTGGATTCCAGACCAAATGAAGATGATGCTGAAGAAGGAGAAGCAAGTGATGAGGAGCAGAAACAGGCTACAGAGTCAGTGAAAGCCGCtcgaaagaaaaagaaaggagcCAAGAGAAAATCTGAAG ATGCAGAACCTGAGACAAGAGAGGGAGAAGGGATCCAATGGATGTCTTTGCAAAACAAGACGAAAGAGGCGAAGCAAGAGTCGAAAGACAAGCCTTCTTTAAAAAGGTTAAAGCAGCTTCATAATGAGAAG GTGAATCGAATACGGCATCAGAACCGAATTAATGTGCACGGGACGGACATCCCAGATCCCGTTACCACTTTTGAGGAACTGCAGAAGGAGTATGACCTGGACCCACGAATCATACACAACATCCAGGCTGCGGGTTTCCATACCCCAACACCCATTCAGATGCAGGCCGTCCCTCTCATGATGCAT AAAAGAGAGATCCTGGCGTGTGCTCCTACAGGCTCCGGGAAGACCATGGCCTTCTGTCTGCCGCTGCTTGCCCATCTTCGTCAGCCCCTCAATAAAGGTTTCAGAGCCCTCATCATCTCCCCCACCAGAGAGCTCGCCACACAG ACCCACAGAGAGCTGCTTAAGCTGTCAGAAGGAGTGGGTTTCAGAGTTCACATGATCAATAAAGGAGTTGAAGCTGTGAAAAAATATGGGCCCAAGTCTGCAAAGAAATTTG ATATACTGGTGACGACTCCTAACAGATTGATATATTTACTTAATCAAGACACTCCTGCTATCAACTTAAGTAG TGTGGAGTGGCTGGTGGTGGATGAGTCTGATAAGCTGTTTGAGGACGGTAAGACTGGTTTCAGAGAGCAGCTTGCCACTATCTTCCTGGCCTGCTCTTCTCCCAATGTCCGCAGGGTTCTCTTCAGTGCCACGTTTGCAACAGATGTCGAGCGATGGTGCAAACTGAACCTGGACAACCTTGTCAGTGTCAGCATTGGAGCCAG GAACTCTGCAGCTGAAACTGTGGAGCAGCAGCTGCTGTTTGTGGGTTCAGAAAATGGAAAAATCCTCGCCATGAGAAACCTCATAAAGCAG GGGTTTCTACCGCCCGTGTTGGTGTTTGTTCAGTCGATTGATCGAGCCAGAGAGCTGTACCATGAGCTGGTGTATGAGGGCATAAATGTGGATGTGATCCATGCAGATCGTACACAACAACAG AGGGATAATGTGGTGAGCAGTTTCCGCTCAGGAAAGATCTGGGTGTTGATCTGCACTGCTCTTCTGGCTCGAGGCATCGACTTCAAGGGCATCAATCTGGTTATCAACTATGACTTTCCTACTTCAGCTGTGGAGTACATCCATCGCATCG GCCGAACAGGAAGAGCAGGACACAAAGGGAAGGCCGTAACTTTCTTCACTGAGGACGACAAACCTCTCCTGCGCAG CATTGCTACGGTCATAAAGAAGGCTGGATGTCCTGTTCCCGACTACATGATTGGGTTCAAGAAAATTAAAAG CAAATTGAAACACCAGCTTGTGACAAAACCACCCAGACGGGCCGCTATTCGCACGACTCCACGCATGCTTTTTGACAGGAAGCTTGGCAAGGGAAAAAG GAAAAAGAGAAAAGCCACTGCAAAAGAAGCAAAAGGCGAAGCACCAGAAGTCATTTCTAACTGCTGA